Proteins from a genomic interval of Flammeovirgaceae bacterium SG7u.111:
- a CDS encoding 5-(carboxyamino)imidazole ribonucleotide synthase, with product MAGNFSNKTVGILGGGQLGRMFIQSAIDFNIDVKILDPDPSAPCKSIASEFECGSLKDYDTVLNFAQGIDVLTVEIENVNAEAMQVLADGGLKVFPKPATIAMIQDKRLQKKFYEENGIPTAPYILLEKGGDELLQYKDRLPAVQKAGRDGYDGRGVKVINSEADIKDALQTPGLLEEKVKIFKEISIIIARNESGDVAAYPPVELVYHEGQNMVDTLIAPADIPAAYAEKANKIARDLVEKLDYVGLLAVEMFTTAEGDVLVNEIAPRPHNSGHQTIESNITSQYEQHLRSILDMPLGSTKLTSPSAMVNLLGEPQHTGEAYYDGFDKVLQEEGIHIHLYGKKITKPYRKMGHVTVTGDSREELVEKIDKVKKHCRIITQP from the coding sequence ATGGCGGGAAATTTCTCAAACAAAACAGTAGGTATATTAGGCGGAGGGCAGCTCGGAAGGATGTTCATCCAATCGGCAATTGATTTTAACATAGATGTAAAAATTCTTGATCCCGACCCGTCTGCACCTTGTAAAAGCATTGCTAGCGAATTTGAATGCGGGTCGCTCAAAGATTATGATACCGTACTCAATTTTGCCCAAGGAATAGATGTGCTTACGGTAGAAATAGAAAATGTGAATGCTGAAGCCATGCAAGTACTTGCCGATGGCGGCTTAAAAGTATTCCCGAAGCCAGCTACTATCGCCATGATCCAAGACAAGCGGCTTCAAAAGAAGTTTTACGAGGAAAATGGCATCCCAACTGCTCCTTATATTTTACTAGAAAAAGGAGGCGATGAGCTTTTGCAATACAAGGATCGCCTTCCAGCAGTGCAAAAAGCGGGAAGAGATGGCTACGATGGAAGAGGCGTAAAAGTCATCAATTCCGAAGCCGATATAAAAGATGCTTTGCAGACACCTGGTTTGCTAGAGGAAAAAGTGAAGATTTTCAAGGAAATATCTATCATAATTGCCCGAAATGAATCGGGGGATGTGGCAGCTTATCCTCCTGTAGAGTTGGTGTACCACGAAGGCCAAAACATGGTAGATACCCTCATTGCCCCAGCCGATATTCCAGCAGCTTATGCTGAAAAGGCAAATAAGATAGCAAGAGACTTGGTGGAGAAATTGGATTACGTGGGCTTATTGGCTGTAGAAATGTTCACTACCGCAGAGGGAGATGTCTTGGTAAACGAGATTGCCCCACGCCCTCACAACAGTGGACATCAAACTATAGAATCGAACATTACTTCCCAATATGAGCAACACCTCCGCTCTATTTTGGATATGCCCCTCGGCTCTACCAAGCTTACCAGCCCTTCGGCTATGGTAAATTTATTGGGCGAGCCCCAACACACAGGCGAAGCATATTACGATGGGTTTGATAAAGTACTTCAAGAAGAAGGTATCCATATCCATCTGTATGGCAAGAAAATCACAAAGCCGTATAGGAAAATGGGGCATGTGACGGTAACGGGAGACAGCAGAGAGGAGTTAGTTGAAAAGATAGACAAAGTGAAAAAGCATTGCCGAATTATCACTCAGCCTTAG